A stretch of the Janthinobacterium sp. B9-8 genome encodes the following:
- the tsaA gene encoding tRNA (N6-threonylcarbamoyladenosine(37)-N6)-methyltransferase TrmO: MSSFTFQPIGYLATPFADKFGIPRQPSLAPNALGVLKLLAPYNRSEAVRGLEDFSHVWLTFVFHQSATDWKPTVRPPRLGGNTRIGVFASRSPFRPNPIGLSLVELIKVDTQSGVTLTFKGIDLVDGTPILDIKPYIPYAENIPDARGGFADSPPPELAVVFSPEAAIRIKPELRALIEDVLKQDPRPAYANDADRIYGVRLYQFDIKWRCDGQTAYVIALEKIV; encoded by the coding sequence GTGAGCAGTTTTACCTTTCAGCCCATCGGCTACTTGGCCACTCCCTTTGCAGATAAATTTGGTATTCCACGCCAGCCCAGCTTGGCCCCCAACGCCTTAGGCGTGCTTAAGCTACTTGCGCCTTATAACCGCAGCGAAGCTGTGCGCGGATTGGAAGACTTTTCACATGTCTGGCTTACCTTTGTGTTTCACCAAAGCGCCACAGACTGGAAGCCCACGGTACGCCCGCCTCGGCTAGGGGGTAATACGCGCATCGGCGTTTTTGCCAGCCGCTCACCGTTTCGGCCTAATCCAATTGGCTTGTCTTTAGTCGAACTCATTAAAGTCGACACCCAATCTGGCGTCACCCTGACATTTAAAGGCATTGACTTAGTGGATGGCACGCCCATTTTAGATATCAAGCCTTATATTCCTTACGCAGAAAACATTCCCGATGCACGGGGTGGTTTTGCTGATAGCCCACCACCAGAACTCGCCGTTGTCTTTAGCCCTGAAGCGGCAATCCGCATAAAGCCAGAGCTGCGTGCACTTATTGAAGACGTATTAAAACAAGATCCACGCCCTGCCTATGCAAACGATGCAGACCGTATCTATGGCGTAAGACTTTATCAATTCGACATAAAATGGCGCTGCGATGGGCAAACGGCCTACGTCATCGCCTTGGAGAAAATCGTATGA
- a CDS encoding patatin-like phospholipase family protein, whose protein sequence is MKKLFAGLITLSFLAACTSNPPAAPKPLPKLKIGLALGGGAAKGFAHIGVIKMLEANGIVPDVVSGTSAGSVVGALYASGMDGFTLQERAFGLDESQIRDLSLLSGGLVKGQKLQDYVNKLVDNRLLDKLNKPFAAVATELDTGTRISFARGNTGQAVRASSSIPGVFEPVMIAGRRYVDGGVISPVPVDAAKELGADFIIAVDISSKANGSNTPSNMLGIVNQAVMIMGQKLGEQEMIRADFIIRPKVGKIGAADFDQKNVAILEGEKATVVAIAEIKRRMLEKQKALAK, encoded by the coding sequence ATGAAAAAACTGTTTGCAGGCTTAATCACCCTGAGCTTTTTAGCCGCATGTACCAGCAATCCACCTGCTGCGCCTAAACCACTCCCAAAACTTAAAATTGGTCTAGCCCTCGGTGGCGGAGCCGCCAAAGGCTTTGCCCATATTGGCGTGATTAAAATGCTGGAAGCCAACGGCATTGTGCCGGATGTGGTTTCAGGTACCAGTGCAGGCAGCGTAGTGGGCGCACTGTACGCCTCGGGCATGGATGGTTTTACCCTGCAAGAGCGAGCATTTGGCCTAGATGAATCGCAAATCCGCGATTTAAGCCTGCTATCCGGTGGCTTAGTGAAAGGACAAAAACTACAAGATTACGTCAACAAACTGGTTGATAACCGCCTTTTAGATAAGCTCAACAAGCCTTTTGCGGCAGTAGCTACCGAGCTGGATACCGGCACGCGTATTTCTTTTGCCCGTGGCAACACCGGCCAAGCCGTGCGAGCCTCATCCAGTATTCCTGGTGTATTTGAACCGGTAATGATTGCTGGTCGTCGCTATGTGGACGGTGGCGTCATCAGCCCCGTGCCGGTTGATGCCGCTAAAGAACTGGGCGCTGATTTTATTATCGCTGTTGATATTTCGTCTAAAGCCAATGGCAGCAATACGCCGAGTAATATGCTTGGAATAGTGAATCAAGCCGTCATGATCATGGGCCAAAAGCTGGGCGAACAAGAAATGATCCGTGCAGATTTTATTATTCGCCCCAAAGTGGGCAAGATTGGTGCCGCTGATTTCGACCAGAAAAACGTCGCCATCTTAGAAGGTGAAAAAGCCACCGTCGTCGCCATCGCAGAAATCAAACGCCGTATGCTGGAAAAACAAAAGGCACTGGCTAAATAG
- the dinB gene encoding DNA polymerase IV, translating to MYAQRKIIHIDCDCFYAAVEMRDQPALCDVPLAIGGEADRRGVIATCNYPARKFGVHSAMSTYRAQQLCPQLVLLPPDFPRYRAASQAMRAIFADYTDNIEPLSLDEAYLDVTGLPHCQGSASRMALEIRERIAAEVGITASAGIAPNKLLAKIASDWHKPNGQFVIRPQDVDAFMPSLPLKKLWGVGKVTAARLARQGAHCCADLQGWPLERLLREFGKFGSQLFEQCRGIDLRPVATDERRKSLSVENTFDHDLPDLASCYAALPALVGDWQQRMQRAIGERQHKAFVKIKFSDFSQTTVECICPHPSIETFSLLLAEGFERGKKPVRLLGVGARFEEARVQPEQLCLWPA from the coding sequence GTGTACGCTCAGCGCAAGATCATTCATATTGATTGCGATTGCTTTTACGCCGCAGTAGAAATGCGTGATCAGCCTGCGCTCTGTGATGTACCTCTGGCGATTGGTGGTGAGGCTGATCGGCGCGGTGTGATTGCCACTTGTAATTATCCGGCTCGCAAGTTTGGTGTGCACTCGGCGATGTCGACTTATCGAGCACAGCAACTGTGCCCTCAGCTCGTTTTACTTCCCCCAGATTTCCCTCGTTATCGTGCTGCATCACAGGCAATGCGCGCTATTTTTGCCGATTACACAGACAATATTGAACCCTTGTCCTTGGATGAAGCTTACTTGGATGTAACTGGTCTGCCACATTGTCAGGGCAGTGCCTCACGCATGGCGCTGGAAATTAGAGAACGTATTGCCGCAGAAGTCGGCATTACGGCAAGTGCAGGCATTGCTCCAAATAAACTACTAGCCAAAATCGCCAGCGATTGGCATAAGCCTAACGGGCAGTTTGTGATCCGTCCGCAGGATGTCGATGCTTTTATGCCTAGCTTGCCGCTTAAAAAGCTCTGGGGTGTAGGCAAGGTCACCGCTGCACGTTTGGCAAGGCAGGGCGCGCATTGTTGTGCCGATTTACAGGGCTGGCCCTTGGAGCGATTGCTGCGAGAGTTCGGTAAATTTGGCAGCCAGTTGTTTGAGCAGTGCCGAGGGATAGATTTACGGCCTGTTGCTACCGATGAGCGGCGAAAATCATTATCGGTCGAAAATACCTTTGATCATGATCTGCCTGATTTAGCCTCTTGTTATGCGGCCTTGCCTGCTTTAGTGGGCGATTGGCAGCAGCGTATGCAGCGCGCCATCGGCGAGCGCCAGCATAAAGCTTTCGTAAAAATAAAATTCAGTGATTTTAGCCAAACCACGGTGGAGTGCATTTGCCCGCATCCATCTATAGAAACCTTTAGCCTTTTGTTGGCGGAAGGTTTTGAGCGAGGCAAAAAGCCCGTGAGGCTCTTGGGTGTGGGGGCAAGATTTGAAGAGGCCAGAGTGCAGCCAGAGCAGCTTTGCTTATGGCCTGCGTGA